A single Panthera tigris isolate Pti1 chromosome A3, P.tigris_Pti1_mat1.1, whole genome shotgun sequence DNA region contains:
- the LOC102950891 gene encoding small nuclear ribonucleoprotein F-like: MSLPLNPKTFLKGLTGKPVMTKLKSRMEYKDHLVSADGYMNMQLANAEKYIDGASSGHFSQVITGCNNVLYIRGVEEEEEDGEM; this comes from the coding sequence ATGAGTTTGCCCCTAAATCCCAAAACCTTCCTGAAAGGATTAACAGGAAAGCCAGTAATGACAAAACTCAAGTCCAGAATGGAGTACAAAGACCACCTGGTATCTGCAGATGGCTATATGAATATGCAGCTCGCAAATGCAGAAAAATACATAGATGGAGCATCGTCCGGACATTTCAGTCAAGTTATAACAGGGTGTAATAATGTCCTTTATATCAGGGGtgttgaagaagaggaagaagatggggAAATGTGA